The proteins below are encoded in one region of candidate division WOR-3 bacterium:
- a CDS encoding hydrogenase iron-sulfur subunit: MSDFQPRILGFLCNWCSYAGADLAGVSRIQYRPNIRVIRVMCSGRVDPVFIVNAFMKKIDGVMVLGCHFGDCHYLNGNYNAEKRIIATQKLLLYTNIEKERLYLDWVSAAEGERFASLVNTFVDRIRNLGPIKINKDTEDMLISVRDVLQGERFRHLTGVEYQITEIGNVYGEKITPEDYDKRLEEILYEEYTKARILRLLKTGPLPTPEIAHKLKIAPDIVFKCVCSLQEKGNLSMMEIKDGYPIYKANKF, encoded by the coding sequence GTGTCTGATTTTCAACCAAGGATTCTCGGTTTTCTATGCAACTGGTGTTCTTATGCTGGTGCTGATCTGGCGGGTGTATCAAGAATTCAGTATCGCCCGAACATCCGTGTAATAAGGGTGATGTGTTCAGGAAGGGTTGATCCGGTTTTTATTGTCAATGCTTTTATGAAAAAGATAGATGGTGTTATGGTATTGGGGTGTCATTTTGGTGATTGCCATTATCTCAATGGAAATTATAATGCAGAAAAGAGGATTATTGCCACCCAGAAACTCCTTTTATATACAAATATTGAAAAAGAAAGGTTATATCTTGATTGGGTTTCTGCTGCCGAAGGTGAGCGGTTTGCCAGTCTGGTTAATACATTTGTGGATAGAATAAGAAATTTGGGTCCAATAAAAATAAATAAAGATACAGAAGATATGTTAATATCGGTCCGAGATGTCCTCCAGGGTGAAAGATTTAGACATCTCACCGGTGTGGAATATCAAATAACAGAGATAGGTAATGTATATGGTGAAAAGATAACCCCTGAAGATTATGATAAAAGACTTGAAGAGATTTTATACGAAGAGTATACCAAGGCGCGGATATTAAGATTGTTAAAAACTGGACCATTACCAACCCCTGAGATTGCCCATAAATTGAAGATTGCTCCAGATATTGTATTCAAGTGCGTCTGTTCCCTTCAAGAAAAAGGTAATCTATCAATGATGGAGATAAAAGATGGGTATCCGATATACAAGGCTAATAAATTCTAA
- a CDS encoding 4Fe-4S dicluster-binding protein, which yields LIEFEHGVIIVATGAQEYKPTEYQYGKDPRIITQRELEEKIFNQTFQPFNYKTIAMIQCVGSRDKDRKYCSRICCAQAIKNALLIKQKNPETEVVIFYKDIRTYGINEIYYQKARDAGVLFIRYDDENKPEISLRDGSLFVKAKEMILNEEIDLSVDLVVLSAGIVPDESNKGIAQLLKVPLNEDGFFLEAHMKLRPVDFATDGIFICGMAHAPKTIEESIAQAQAAAARAGIVLSRDTIEVLPAVAEVDREKCIGCGICEKLCAYQAHELKRTEKGYRSEVISAYCKGCGSCAASCPQQAITMKHFTNEQIMAMVEAL from the coding sequence TTGATTGAGTTTGAACACGGTGTAATAATCGTTGCGACTGGTGCACAGGAATACAAACCAACCGAATATCAATATGGCAAAGATCCCAGGATAATTACCCAGCGGGAACTGGAAGAAAAGATATTTAACCAAACATTTCAACCATTCAACTATAAGACAATAGCGATGATTCAGTGTGTTGGTTCCCGCGATAAAGATAGAAAATATTGCAGTCGTATCTGTTGTGCCCAGGCGATAAAGAATGCCCTGCTTATCAAACAGAAAAACCCTGAAACCGAGGTGGTGATATTCTATAAAGATATACGAACTTACGGAATTAATGAAATATACTATCAAAAGGCAAGGGATGCCGGCGTATTATTTATCAGATATGATGATGAAAATAAACCAGAGATTTCCCTGCGAGACGGTTCACTTTTTGTTAAGGCAAAAGAAATGATACTCAATGAGGAAATAGATTTGTCTGTGGATTTAGTTGTTCTTTCTGCAGGCATCGTTCCTGATGAGTCAAATAAAGGGATTGCCCAATTATTAAAGGTACCCTTAAATGAAGATGGGTTTTTCCTTGAAGCACACATGAAACTTCGCCCGGTTGATTTTGCTACAGATGGAATATTTATTTGCGGAATGGCACACGCACCCAAGACTATTGAGGAATCAATTGCCCAGGCACAGGCAGCAGCCGCTCGAGCTGGAATTGTTCTTTCCCGAGATACGATCGAGGTTCTGCCTGCGGTTGCCGAAGTTGATAGGGAGAAATGCATTGGTTGCGGAATATGTGAAAAATTATGTGCGTATCAGGCGCATGAATTAAAAAGGACTGAGAAGGGCTATCGTTCAGAAGTCATTTCGGCTTATTGTAAAGGTTGTGGTAGTTGTGCAGCATCCTGTCCTCAGCAGGCAATAACGATGAAACATTTTACTAATGAGCAGATAATGGCAATGGTGGAGGCATTATGA